The Gemmobacter aquarius genome contains the following window.
GGCCTCGCGCCCGCCTTGGCCCAGAAGCCAGCGGTCCCAGCCCATGCGGACGCCTGCCTCGATTGCCACGCGCACCGGACCGGGCGGCAGCACCTTGCGGCGGTAAGCGTCATCCTGCGCGGCGAACAACTCCATGCAGGGCATGGATACCACGCGGGTGCCGATGCCTTCGGCTTCCAGCGCATCTTTGGCTTTCAGCGCAATCTCGATTTCCGAACCGGTCGCCATCAGGATCACCTGACGCTTCGCCACGGCTTCGGCCAGCACATAGGCGCCTTTGGCGACCATGTTGGTGTTGGTGTGGGTTTTACGCACCGCAGGCAGGTTCTGACGCGACAGGGCCAGCACCGTCGGGCGCTTGGTTTCGGTCAGCGCGACCTCCCATGCCTCGGCGGTTTCCACCATATCGGCGGGGCGGATCACCAGCGTGTTCGGCGTTGCGCGTGACATCGCCAGATGTTCGACCGGCTGGTGGGTCGGGCCGTCTTCGCCCAGACCGATAGAGTCGTGGGTCATGACGTAAACCACCGGCACGCCCATCAGCGCCGAAAGCCGCATCGAGGGGCGGGCATAATCGGTAAAGCACATGAAGGTGCCGGCATAGGGGCGCACGCCGCCATGCAGCGCCATGCCGTTCATCGCCGCCGCCATGCCATGTTCGCGGATGCCGTAATAGACGTAGCGGCCCTTGCGGTCCTCGGGGCTGAACACGCCCAGATCGGCGGTCTTGGTGTTGTTCGAACCGGTCAGGTCGGCCGACCCGCCGAGCGTTTCGGTCATCACCGGATTGATCGCCGCCAGCACCTTTTCCGATGCCGCACGGGTGGCGAGCTTCGGGGCGGTTTCGGCGGCGGTTTTCTTCACCGAACGGATCGCCGCCGCCAGCTTGGCCGGAGCGGTGCCTGCGAAGATACGGGCGAATTCCGCCTGCTTGGCCGTCGAAAGTGCGGCAAGACGTGTGTTCCATTCGGCATGGGCAGCCGCGCCACGCTTGCCCATCGCTTCCCACGCCGCTTTCACATCGGCGGGGATTTCGAAGGGGCCATACTCCCAGCCGTAAGCCGCTTTTGCCGCCGCCATCTGCGCGGCATCGGTCAGTGCGCCATGGCCCTTTGACGTGTCCTGCGCGGCATGGCCAAGCGCGATATGCGTCTTGCAGGCAATCATCGTCGGCTTGTCTGACCGCTTGGCCGCCGTCAGGGCGCGGTCGATGTCTTCGGGGTCGTGACCGTCGCAGGACAGCACGTTCCAGCCCGACGCCGCAAAGCGCGCTTTCTGGTCGGTCACATCCGACAGCGACACCTTGCCGTCGATGGTGATGCCGTTGTCATCCCACAGCACGATCAGGCGGCTCAGTTGCTGCTTGCCGGCCAGCGCAATCGCTTCCTGCGACACGCCCTCCATCAGGCAGCCGTCACCGGCGATCACATAGGTCCAATGGTCGACGATCTTCGACCCCCAGCGCGCGCGCAGGTTTTCTTCGGCAATCGCAAAGCCCACCGAATTGGCGATGCCTTGGCCCAAAGGGCCGGTCGTGGTTTCGACACCCGCGACATGGCCATATTCCGGATGGCCCGCCGTAATGGCACCCCATTGGCGGAAATTCTTGATCTGCTCGAGCGTCACATCTTCATACCCTGTCAGGTAGAGCAGCGCATAGATCAGCATCGACCCGTGGCCCGCCGACAGGATGAATCGGTCACGGTTGGCCCAGCGGGGCGCTTTGGGATCAAAGCTCAGATGCTTGTCGAAAAGCACCGTCGCCACATCCGCCATGCCCATCGGCATGCCCGAATGGCCCGAATTCGCGGCTGCCACCGCATCGAGCGTCAGCGTGCGGATGGCGCAGGCGCGCTTCCAATGATCGGGATGCCGGTCGCGAAGGGTTTGGATGTCCAAGGCCATGATCCTGTCTTCTAGCTTTCGGAAAACTTGAATGCTGCATAGCAGCCCAAGCGGCGAGTTCAAGCAATCTGGCCAAGTCTTTCAAGTGTAAGGACAAGCTTTGAAAGGGAAAGGGATGAGTCTGCGGCAACCTTTCGGTTAATATCTTTTGAACGGGGTAGTTCCGCCGATTCGCAAGTTGCCTCTGGCATGGCGCGGGCGGCTTGGTGATAAGACCGAAAAGAACCATGACGACAGGCAAAGACGAAAGGGCATTCCATGCAGGACCTGGCCGAACTTGAACGCCGGATCAACGCCGCCCTCCAGCGCATCGGCGCGGGGCTTGACGCATCGCCCGGCCCGTCGGAGGTGGCCCCTGCGGCGGCGCCCGGAACGGTGGAAATCGACCGGCTGACTGCCGAGCTTGAAGCGGCACGTGCCGAAACCGCGGCTTTGCGGCTGCAACTGTCGGCCGCGGCGCAACCGGCCCCCCGCAGCGTTCCGGCCA
Protein-coding sequences here:
- the tkt gene encoding transketolase; this translates as MDIQTLRDRHPDHWKRACAIRTLTLDAVAAANSGHSGMPMGMADVATVLFDKHLSFDPKAPRWANRDRFILSAGHGSMLIYALLYLTGYEDVTLEQIKNFRQWGAITAGHPEYGHVAGVETTTGPLGQGIANSVGFAIAEENLRARWGSKIVDHWTYVIAGDGCLMEGVSQEAIALAGKQQLSRLIVLWDDNGITIDGKVSLSDVTDQKARFAASGWNVLSCDGHDPEDIDRALTAAKRSDKPTMIACKTHIALGHAAQDTSKGHGALTDAAQMAAAKAAYGWEYGPFEIPADVKAAWEAMGKRGAAAHAEWNTRLAALSTAKQAEFARIFAGTAPAKLAAAIRSVKKTAAETAPKLATRAASEKVLAAINPVMTETLGGSADLTGSNNTKTADLGVFSPEDRKGRYVYYGIREHGMAAAMNGMALHGGVRPYAGTFMCFTDYARPSMRLSALMGVPVVYVMTHDSIGLGEDGPTHQPVEHLAMSRATPNTLVIRPADMVETAEAWEVALTETKRPTVLALSRQNLPAVRKTHTNTNMVAKGAYVLAEAVAKRQVILMATGSEIEIALKAKDALEAEGIGTRVVSMPCMELFAAQDDAYRRKVLPPGPVRVAIEAGVRMGWDRWLLGQGGREAKSGFIGMSSFGASAPMERLYKEFGITAEHTVAMAKSML